Below is a window of Bacteroidota bacterium DNA.
GGGTTGTGATGTTACAGGAAGTGAACTTATTGCACTAATTCCATTAGATGCTTTAGTTATGGCTGGGCAATTTTATGCGGGTAGTCAAAACACCTTCTCGGAAAGAGAATTGGTAGAAATTGCTGTTAAAGAACTTGGTTTAGCTGAATTAGAGCCATTTATTATTGATGAACGAGTGATTGAATATGCTTTAGGCTTGTAAGATTTAGGATTTCATTTGTTGAAATGTTCCATTGTGCGGTCAATCCCCTGAAGAATAAAACTTTCTACTGCTTTTTGAGCAATTTCTATGGATTGGTTTACAATCGAACGATCTGATTCGGAGAATCTCCCCAATACGAAATTGACTTGTTGGTCATCTTTAAAATTTTTTCCAACGCCAAATCTTAAACGAGGAAATTCCTTTGTTCCTAACTTTAGTTCTATATCTTTTAATCCATTATGCCCTCCTGAACTTCCTGCTTTACGTATTCTAATTTTACCTACCGGTAAGTCAATATCATCAACAAGTATGAGCATGTTTGTTGTAGGGATTTTATACCAATTAAGCCAATATTGGACGGCTTGTCCACTTAGATTCATAAAGGTTTCAGGTTTTATTAGGAGCACTTTGACACCGGATGGATTCCACTCAGATTTTTGTACATATTTGTCTGTCTTAAAACTTAATCCGTTGCCATCTGCTATTTTGTCAATTATGTCAAAACCTATGTTATGCCTAGTGTGAGCATATTTTTCACCCGGATTTCCCAGTCCTACTATCAGATATTCCATTGGTTGTTTGTTTGCTTTTTTTAGGGTAAATAACTTTATAATATCCTTGTTCATCTATTGTAATTTCAGGAATTTGGAAACTGTCTTCAAAGTAATTATATACTCCTTGAAGTGAGTTCCAAAATTTGATTTTTGTTTGGTCTCCCCAATATTCTTTGTAAAGTAGCTGCCAATTGGCATTTGTTAAACGAATAGGGTATATATGAAATGGAATTAATTCTCCTGAATCAATCATGTTTTTGTTGAGCAGTGTAACCCAATATATTTCTTTTATCAATGAGTCTGTCATGGGTAGGCAGCCGACAGTAATTGTGTCACCATGAATAAAGATATCTCCACCTAATTTTTTTTTGACACCTAAGATTGAGTCAGAAGCATTCGGATAATTGATTTTAAACGATAGCCAATAGGAAGAGTTTGGGTTAAATCGTTCAACATTATAAAATCCTTCGGGAATCTGCATGTCACCTTCCTTTCGTTTGGGTCCTAAGTCGCCACACAACTTTGATACTGAATATATCTTTATAAATTTATAGGATTGTGAAGAGGAATCCTTTGCCCAGAGTTCTAACTCTTGCTCAACTTTAAAAGCACGCCAATATATATATCTGGGTGGATAAGCAACTCCTTTCTCTTCAAATATTTTTTTCAAATGTGATTCACTGCTTAGACCTGCATCATAAACTCTTTTGTTTTGGAGTTGTACCATTAGGTTCCAATCGGGTAAAGAATCTATATTACTTTGCGCATCCATACCCATACCGTTTAGAAGCAGAAAACAAGTATATATTATGTGTCTGATACAGATTTCCATGCGGGATATAATGAGGTAACGAAACCTAGAATAATATTAGTACATATAATTATCAAGATATCAGACCCAAGTAATTTGACCGGATAGTTCTCGACAATAGCTCCGGTCATCTTAACGAGTCCAAATTGGTCTTGGGCTACAACCAGACATGAACCTATCAATAAGCCCATCATTCCGCCAGATAGAGATATAAGCATTCCTTCAGATAGAAAAATTCTTCGAATGAAGCCGGAGTCTGCTCCGAGAGATTTGAGAGTAAAAATGTCGTCTTTTTTTTCTACTACCAGCATGGTTAAGGAGCCGGTTACGTTAAAAGAAGCCAAAAACAGTACAAAAGCAAGCAATGTATAAGTAACCCATTTCTCAGACTTGAACATCTTGTAAAGTGACGTTTGTTGCTCAATTCTGTTGTGACAAATCAAACCTTGTGATAGATTATTTTTAAGATAGTTTTCGGCTTCTGAAATTTTTTGAGGATTAACCCGTAGCTCAATATATGTAATCTCATTTTCTCGCTCAAAAAGCTCTTTGGCAAAACTCATTGGGACAAATACATACTTTTGATTAATTTGGTCATCTAAATACACAACTCCGGATGGTTTTATCATTAGAGCCTGCAGTAGGTTAGGGTCATTAGTAGGCAAATTTTCTCTCCGTGGCGTAAAAATAGTGGCTACACTTTGCGGATTGTCCACCCTTGTTTGAAGTTTGAAATCAACGCCTGCACCTAATATTGCCAGACTCATACCGTTTTCTTTTAGTAAGTCAGAACCATCCTGAACGTATTGATTTAATCCTGTTTCTTGAAAATAGTTATCATCTACGCCTTTGATGTACACAGCTGCTTGATATTCATAGTGTTTGATTACCGCTTGATCTTCCAGTATCTCATTATAGCTGATTAGTCCGGGTGTGTTTTTAAGGATTTCTTTGTCAAAAACGTTGGTTGTGAGCATTTTGCCTTCAGCAGATTCAATCTTAAAATCTGGGTCAAAATGGGCATACATGGAAAGAATGAGGTTTTCGAACCCATTTAGGGTTGAAAGAATAACAATCATTGCTAATGAGCCGCCCATAAACCCAAAAGCGGTTATCCAAGAGATATAATTAACCGCATTGTGTGTCTTTTTTGAAAAGAGATATCGCAGTGCGAAAAACAGACTTTTACTCATTTTTCGGCTTTAATAAAAATGCTCCTTCCCATTGTGTGTCCTATATAGAACTCGTAAAAATTTAATATTCCGGCTATAGGCGCAGCAAGCAACATATAAATTGGTAATAGTGGAATGAATAGTCTTGATATACGAACAGATTTAATTGGGAATGCCACCACAATTTTCCAAGCTAAATTACCTGTGAATCCATATACATAGCGTGCTTCAACTTTCGAGAATCCGGCTTCTTTGACCATATCTTCTAATTTATCTAAGGAATATCCATCCCTAAACATAGGTAAAGAATATATTCGGTCATAGATTATTTCATGTTGTGATTTTGTTGAGTGGCTGTTTAGTAATAATAGTGTTCCATTAGGTTTTAGTGACTCATAAACCTTTTTCAATGCAATTTTATCATCTTCAATGTAATTTAAGGCTTTCACTGCATAAGCAATATCAAATGATGCATTGTCATCCAAATCCATCACATCTTTTTTCATACAGTAAACATTCGGATTCTCTGCTTGATTAAAGTATTTGTTTGCATAGGATACTGCTTTATCAGAAATATCAATTCCAAGAACACCTGCTTTGGGATACTTGCTGAGTAAATAGAAAATGCGCTGACCAAACCCGAAACCTACATCTAAAACTCTTGGTATAGCAAGATATTTGCGCTTTATTATTTGTTCGGTTTCATATCTGATAAGGATGTTTTTTAAGTCCAAATGCTTCGTATAAGTAAAAAACAACCATCTGTAGAAGCGATTGTGCATCACACTCTTTACATGTCGTTCTTCTACATAGGATACAAGCATTGATTTTATTACTTATTTTTCTTGAGTGAAGCAAAAATAGCCTCCATCTTGCTTACATATTCGAGAGAGGTGTCTTCAATAAATGATAATTCAGGAGCTTTACGCAGATGCTTATTCCGATGTGCCAATTCCATTCTGATTTCCTTGATTTTTTCATCTATTAAGCTCAATGTTTTTGCTGGTTCTTTTTCATTTAAGAGACTTATAGAACATTTGATATAACCCAAGTCAGGGCTGCTCTGAACACGAGAAATTGTAATAAATGCACCGCCAAACCAGTCGCGACTCTTTTGTTGCAATATCTCACTCAAGTCTCTCTGCATTTGTTTTTCAAATTTTTCTAACCTTACGCTTGCCATTGTTTTATTACTTATTGGTGACATGCAAAGATAGTCTGAATTTTATAGGTACTGGTGCACTTTGGCTGATTTTTTAATGATGTCTGATTAGAGAAATATCATGCAGTTATTAACCTAAGCTGCCACTTTGTAGGTTAGTTGAATGAGAGATAGGCAAAAGTAATCTTACTGTTAAAGGCACAAAACAACAGAGTTTATTCTGCATTATTTCATAATAACGAGTTTTTTATATCTTTTTTCTTGTTGATTTGTTTCTATTATTACAAAATAAATACCTTCTAACCATTTGCTTGTATCTATCAGGTGGGGTTTGTTGTTTTCCCATTTTTCTTGCGTCACTAATTTTCCATGTATATCGTATATTTTGATGTTAGAAGGAGCAAAGCCACTACCTTTCCATTGAATGATTGCTTCCTTGCTTGCAGGGTTGGGCATAAGTAAGATGGACTTATCCGTATCCGCATTGCTTTCTTCCCAAGAAATAACAGGTTTTGGGCATTTTTTTTCTTTGAAGCAGGATTGCAGTAAAATCACCAACAATGTACTGACAAGTAGGGTTATTTTTTTCATGGTTAATTTCTATTTAGTGTACATGTTTTTATTGTTCTTTCTTCCCTCAAAGAGCAATAAGGATACTTGGTTAGGGAAATACTTTTGAATATTTTGGACACATTCAAAAGAACACAGAAAAAGGATAGCTCTTTTTTTTCAAAACTCTGCGGTTCAAAGATAAGGGTGAAAATGGACTAAACTAAACTAATCTATTTGTCGATTATTTTTTAAATTGGAGTGGTTGGTGACAACACCAACCACGGCTGAAAAATTTCACTCTGACAGTTTGATTGGTAGTGTCTGTAAAATACACTTTGTAATCCACACTAAATTCTTGGTTAAAAGTGTCTAATGCTATTTCGTTACTTTGTACCATGCTAAAGAAGGTATTTCTTCCCATAGGTTCATAGTTTTGAGTTGAGTCTGCAACAACATTGAATGCTGTCAGCATTAACAAACTGATAAAGATAAATAAATGTTTCATATTCGTTGTTTTTTAGTTATTGAATTACTTTATAATCTGCTAATTCCCATACGTGGAGGAGTTTAGGAGTAGATTTGTCATGGCGTGATTTCCACTCATATATTTCTTTTCTTATCACTCCTATATGTTTTGCATGATAAAACTTGGTTATGGCATTTAATGCTCCATTATCTCTGTCTGATACTCTTAAGACATCTATGTATGTATTACCTAATACTGTATAATTTTCATAAATGGTGTCATGTTTAATTTCTCCAAATACAAAACCCACCGTTCCCTGCAAAACGGGGAAATACATGTAATGTGAATAGCCACCATCACCACCGGAATGGTTTAAATTTACAATTGAAGAAGATCCATTTACAGGGTTTACATTATTTGACACTCCGCTGCCAAATCCATAAGAACCACCAACAGCATACTTAATTCCACTTGAAGTTTCATATTCAATGTCTATTTCCTGATGACTTTGAATTATACATTTACTATCAGAGTTTCTAAAAAGGTCTGAATGAAGAATATTCAAAGTGTCATAGTATGTAGAAGTCACATACACACTATCATAAGAGCCAGTAATTGAATCAATATATATCCAGTAACTTCCTGGTTGAAACACTATCCAATCTTTCATTTCTTGCTCTATTAATATCGTGCTTATATCAGGACATTTTTTGTCTTTTTTGCAACTGCTAATGGTGGCTAAAATTGCTATACTAATTAAAAGGATTAGTTTTTTCATGGTTATATTGCTATTAAGTATATACGTTTTTATTGTCCTTTCTTCCCTCAAAGAGCTATAAGGTTACTTGGTTAGGGACATACTTTTGAATATTTTGGACTCATTCAAAAGAACACAGAAAAAGGATAGCTCTTTTTTTCAAAACTCTGCGGTTCAAAGATACGGGTGAAAATGGATAAACTAATTTATTTGCCAATTGTTTTTAAATTGGTGACAACGCCAATTGTGGCTTCCCTCTATGTCCTCCTGAGTGATTTCATGTAGCGGAGCGTAATGAAATTGTATCGAAGGACGGACAAAGTAATATTTTCAATTAGAATACTTCTCAAAAATTGTCTAAGCTTCGATACTTTCCGCTGAGGCGGAAAACTCAGCTTGACAATTTTTGTACACTAGCCATGTTGCTTTTATTGAACCCGATTTTGAGAGAATTGGAAAATATATTTCAAGATAAAGAAGGGCAGTATTTTTTTTAGAAGTAGTACAAAAAAGAGTGAAATAAAATTGGGAATAAAATTTATTGTGGTTTATAAAAAATAGTGTAAAATTGCACCTGCATTGGTCGAGTTCCTCGACATTTTCTCCCTCTGACTATTCAATCGCATTTTCAAGAAAGAATTTTTTAGAGACGAAAACTGCATAATATTATATAAATCAATAGATTGAATGGTTGAAATTGAAATTTTGAAAGAAAAGAAAATTTCCGAATTGCGCGAAATAGCTATTGCGCTTGGAGTTGACAATGTGAATACTTTGAAAAGAAGTGAGTTACTTGATGCCATTGGAAGGGTGTCATCCCAAGCATCACTTAGCCAAGAGAATAACTCTACCCAAATGGATAATAGCAAACAAGAAAAACAAAGTGAACACAGATTAAATACTGAACGCACTAAAAGACCTCGCTTGCATAAAAGTCCGGTTCAAAATAACACGACCAAAGAGGATGAAAAGCAAAACTCTCTACCGGTAGAAGATGATTTTATTCAGGTTTCGCAAGAAGTTGAACACCTCATTCAAAATGATCATTCAGAATCAACTGATTTTGAAACAAATGAAACAACTATTCATGCTCTTACCGAACAAATTGCTAAGGATGTCGTCTCTCTTGAAAAACAACGTCAAGAACAATCTGAGCGTGACAAACAGAGAAGCGAAAGGATTGCACAGATTATGGAACTGGAAGGCTTAGTTTCTGCTATTGGAGTGCTCGAAGTTATTCAGGACGGGTATGGATTTTTACGTTCAGCAGATTATAACTATATGTCTTCGCCCGATGATGTGTATGTAGCGCCCCAGCAGATTCGCTCTTATGGCTTAAAAACCGGAGATACTGTTTTGGGTACAATTCGCCCTCCAAAGGACAACGAAAAATACTTTGGATTGGTTCAGATTCAAAAAGTTAATGGGAAAACCCCGTCTGAAATCCGTGACAGAATCTCTTTCGAACACCTAACGCCACTATTTCCTAATGAAAAAATCAACTTGGTTGATACTCCCAAAAACTATAGTAATAGAATTATTGATTTAGTTTCTCCCATTGGCAAAGGGCAAAGAGGTCTGATTGTTGCTCAACCTAAAACCGGTAAAACCAATTTGCTTCAAGGGATTGCAAATGCTATTGCTGCCAATCACCCTGAAATTTATATGATTATTCTCCTTGTGGATGAACGTCCTGAAGAAGTAACCGAAATGGCAAGAAATGTTAAGGCAGAGGTGGTAGCCTCAACTTTTGATGAGCCGGCAGAAAAACATGTGAAACTCGCCAATATTGTTCTTGAGAAATCAAAAAGATTGGTAGAGTGTGGACATGATGTAGTAGTCTTGCTCGATTCTATTACTCGTTTGGCAAGAGCTTATAATACTGTTCAACCAGCTTCAGGGAAAATTTTGTCAGGAGGGGTGGATGCCAATGCTTTGCAAAAACCTAAACGTTTCTTTGGTGCTGCGAGAAATATTGAAAATGGCGGTTCGCTAACCATTATAGCAACTGCATTGATTGATACAGGTTCTAAAATGGATGAAGTAATTTTTGAAGAATTTAAAGGAACAGGTAATATGGAGTTGCAACTTGACAGAAAACTATCCAACAAACGTATTTATCCTGCGATTGATATTGTAGCGTCCAGCACACGAAGAGAAGATCTTTTGTACAGTAAGACAACACTTCAGAAAATGTGGGTACTCCGCAATCACTTGGCAGACATGACTTCAGAAGAAGCCATGAATACAATGCTTAAATACATGGAAGGCACACTTGACAATAATGAGTTTTTGATTAGTATGAATGGCTAATCAAACCATTATTTATCTTTGGTTAAATTTAAATCCAAAATCAAGGAAATATTTATACCCATTCTGCTGAATGGCAGTTGTTCACTTATGCTTTCTGAAGGTTGAGCAGAGTTGAAACCTGTGGGATTAATAACGGGATCATTCTTAACTTTTGATAAGTCTTTGAAATAGATGGTCTCTCTATCTGAAACTGTCGGATAACGTTCTGCCAAATATTGATTTGAACTCGAAGTATAACGTCTAATTTCGGAGCTCTTATATGACATACTCATAAATGTATAAGAGATATCGCCTCTGAGAGCAATGTTTTTTGTGATTTGATAGCTCAGACCTGTTCGAATATTGAAACCGGGAGAAAAATTTGTTTTATAAAGAATACTTGTTTGTTCGCTGAAATCCTTTCGATTGCTAATGAGTTCACCCTTTAATCGGCTCACAAATGGTATTATGAGCATCAAATCAGTATGGAAATCAAATCTTTTGGTTAACTCTCGTTTGAATCCAAATCCTAACAAAGCACACAATTGATAAGCATCCATCATTTGATAACTTATTTGTGCAGAGTCTTTATCCTCAATATAACTGATTTGTTGTCTTTTACCTACTAATCCTGAAAAACCAAGGTTAAGGGTCAAATAAGAAGAATCAAATGTTCTTTTCAGCAGAACTCCATATTCATTTCCGGAGCCAAATCCAATACCCGTTTCTTTGAGAGTGGTTGAACCGTGTTCGATTATAACTTGATTGCTTATATATGACTTATTTGCAGACCAAGAAAAAGCAGTAAAAGGTTCAATTGTTATATTGCGTTGAGCCTGTATGTCATCCGTTGCACACGATGTTATAACCAATAATAAAACAGCAGTTTTGAAGTGACTATGCAACATGTCAAACATTATTGCGAAAGTAGATAAAATCAAACAGAGTATTCATGTAAAAAATTGCATTACCAATATTTACTGTTGTATTTTTGCCCCATGTCCAATCTCTCCGCAGAAGAAAGAATCTCTTTGCTAACCAAGGAATTAAAGGAGTATAATTATTACTATTATATTCTGGCAGAACCACGTATATCTGACTATGAGTTTGACATGAAACTCAAAGAGTTGGAAACCTTAGAAAACCTGTACCCCCAATTTGCACAACCTGATTCCCCTACCAAAAATGTGGGTGGTGGTATCAGCAATGATTTTCCAACTATTAAACATTCGCGACCCATGCTGTCATTGGGTAATACATACAATGCAGAAGAGCTAAAAGATTTTGATAATAGAGTTCAGAAATTGCTCGGAGGAAGTGATTTTATGTATATATGTGAATTGAAAATTGACGGTGTGGCGATTAGCCTTCACTACCAAAATGGAAATATGACACAAGCGGTGACAAGGGGTGATGGCATTCAAGGAGATGATGTAACCGAAAATGTAAAAACCATTCGCTCTCTGGCAACTCGCCTGCATGGCAATTTTCCTAATGAATTAGAAGTTAGGGGCGAAATTTTTATGCATCGCAAAGCCTTTGAAAAACTCAATGAAGCAAGAATCAAAGAAGGGGATGGCGTTTTTGCGAATCCCCGAAACACTACTGCCGGTTCATTAAAATTATTGGATACCAAAGAAGTTGCCAAACGCCCCCTTGATATATACCTTTATCACGTGATTTGTGAAGAAAGAAACTTACATTCACACTTAGAGTCTTTGCTTCAAATCAAAGAATGGGGCTTAAAAATTTCGGAATATACCGAACAGTGCAACAACATTGAAGAAGTGTTAGCATTCATTGCTAAGTGGGAAAGTAAACGCAAGGAGTTAAGTTTTGATATAGATGGTATTGTAATCAAAGTCAATAGTTTTGAACAACAAAATGAATTAGGATTTACGGCTAAAATTCCCCGTTGGGCTATTTCATATAAATATCAAGCAGAAACTGCACTAACTGAATTGCTCAGTGTTGATTTCCAAATAGGTAGGACAGGTGCAGTTACCCCTGTTGCCAATCTTTCTCCCGTTTTCCTTTCCGGCACCACCGTTAAACGTGCTTCTATACATAATGCAAATGAAATTCAACGACTTGACTTGCATTACGGTGACTGGGTGTACGTAGAAAAGGGCGGGGAAATTATTCCCAAAATTACCAAAGTGGAAGTTAGCAAACGTCAAAGTCAAGCCTTGCCGGTTACAATACCTTTGCACTGTCCCGCATGTAACACTATTTTAGTCAGACAAGAGGGCGAAGCAAATCACTATTGCCCAAACGATCTTGGTTGTCCTCCGCAAATCAGAGGCAGGGTTGAACATTTTATCAGTCGAAAAGCTTTGGACATTTTAGGGCTGGGAGAGGAAACTGTTAATTTATTGGTTTCGCAAGGTCTGATTCATACCGTAGCAGACTTGTACAAACTGACTTATAATCAATTGCTTTCATTAGAAAGAATGGCAGATAAATCAGCTCAAAATTTGCTGCAAAGTATTGAGGATTCTAAAAAAGTTCCTTTTGCAAGGGTTCTCTTTGGTTTAGGTATTAGGTTTGTAGGCGAAACAGTAGCTAAAAAACTGGCTTCTGTATTTAAGAACATTGATAATATTGCTGCTGCAACAATAGAAGAATTGAGCAATGTGGACGAAATAGGAGGGGTAATCGCACAATCGATTGTGGATTATTTTGCGAATGAACACAATCGAAATCTAATTACTGAACTAAAAAATGCCGGACTGCAACTAACTGCATCTGAGCAAGAATCTTCATCTCCAAAATCTGATTCATTGGCAGGAAAAATCTTTGTGATTTCGGGTGTTTTCCAAAAATACAGTAGAGACGAACTCAAAGATTTAATAGAAACACACGGAGGGAAAAATGCAAGCAGTGTTAGCTCAAAAACATCCTATTTGCTTGCCGGAGAAGGGATTGGTCCTGCCAAACTCGAAACAGCTAATAGTTTAAACATTTCGATTATCAGTGAAGACGATTTTATTGGAATGATTGCGCAGGATTTAACTGAAAAAAACACATATCCTAAACCTGCTTACCCGCCCTCCAATAATGGACAGCAAAACTTATTTTAGTATTTTGTTCGTATTTATTTAGCGTTATGACCTGATGTTAAATATGGCTCTGCACTATATTTAACTTGCACGAAAACGCAATAGTTTGAAATTAAAAGAAAACTTTCCTTCTATATTTATCGGTTGAACCTGCTTTGGGCTTTTCTTCTTGTCTTTTGCTTGGTTGTTTATCGTATGATGAACCTGCAAATGAAGGTTTTTCAGAATTTTTTCTCTTTCTCTTGTTAGGGTTAGATTGGAATTCGAATTGTTCCGGCTTCTTGGATTCTTTTTCGTTTTTACGCTCTCTATTACGCTCTTGACCTTTGAACGAGTTTTCAGATTTTTTCTTTTTATCCTTTCTTCGGAAGTTGTTTTGTGAGTTGTCAGACTGAGAACTGCGTTCACTTCTAAATTCGTTTCTGTCTTTATTGTTGTTTCGACTGTATGTGCGTTCGCTAAATCGGTTGCTTTTTTTGCGACCGCCTCT
It encodes the following:
- a CDS encoding FtsX-like permease family protein, with protein sequence MSKSLFFALRYLFSKKTHNAVNYISWITAFGFMGGSLAMIVILSTLNGFENLILSMYAHFDPDFKIESAEGKMLTTNVFDKEILKNTPGLISYNEILEDQAVIKHYEYQAAVYIKGVDDNYFQETGLNQYVQDGSDLLKENGMSLAILGAGVDFKLQTRVDNPQSVATIFTPRRENLPTNDPNLLQALMIKPSGVVYLDDQINQKYVFVPMSFAKELFERENEITYIELRVNPQKISEAENYLKNNLSQGLICHNRIEQQTSLYKMFKSEKWVTYTLLAFVLFLASFNVTGSLTMLVVEKKDDIFTLKSLGADSGFIRRIFLSEGMLISLSGGMMGLLIGSCLVVAQDQFGLVKMTGAIVENYPVKLLGSDILIIICTNIILGFVTSLYPAWKSVSDT
- the ligA gene encoding NAD-dependent DNA ligase LigA, which produces MSNLSAEERISLLTKELKEYNYYYYILAEPRISDYEFDMKLKELETLENLYPQFAQPDSPTKNVGGGISNDFPTIKHSRPMLSLGNTYNAEELKDFDNRVQKLLGGSDFMYICELKIDGVAISLHYQNGNMTQAVTRGDGIQGDDVTENVKTIRSLATRLHGNFPNELEVRGEIFMHRKAFEKLNEARIKEGDGVFANPRNTTAGSLKLLDTKEVAKRPLDIYLYHVICEERNLHSHLESLLQIKEWGLKISEYTEQCNNIEEVLAFIAKWESKRKELSFDIDGIVIKVNSFEQQNELGFTAKIPRWAISYKYQAETALTELLSVDFQIGRTGAVTPVANLSPVFLSGTTVKRASIHNANEIQRLDLHYGDWVYVEKGGEIIPKITKVEVSKRQSQALPVTIPLHCPACNTILVRQEGEANHYCPNDLGCPPQIRGRVEHFISRKALDILGLGEETVNLLVSQGLIHTVADLYKLTYNQLLSLERMADKSAQNLLQSIEDSKKVPFARVLFGLGIRFVGETVAKKLASVFKNIDNIAAATIEELSNVDEIGGVIAQSIVDYFANEHNRNLITELKNAGLQLTASEQESSSPKSDSLAGKIFVISGVFQKYSRDELKDLIETHGGKNASSVSSKTSYLLAGEGIGPAKLETANSLNISIISEDDFIGMIAQDLTEKNTYPKPAYPPSNNGQQNLF
- a CDS encoding T9SS type A sorting domain-containing protein — its product is MKKITLLVSTLLVILLQSCFKEKKCPKPVISWEESNADTDKSILLMPNPASKEAIIQWKGSGFAPSNIKIYDIHGKLVTQEKWENNKPHLIDTSKWLEGIYFVIIETNQQEKRYKKLVIMK
- the rho gene encoding transcription termination factor Rho translates to MVEIEILKEKKISELREIAIALGVDNVNTLKRSELLDAIGRVSSQASLSQENNSTQMDNSKQEKQSEHRLNTERTKRPRLHKSPVQNNTTKEDEKQNSLPVEDDFIQVSQEVEHLIQNDHSESTDFETNETTIHALTEQIAKDVVSLEKQRQEQSERDKQRSERIAQIMELEGLVSAIGVLEVIQDGYGFLRSADYNYMSSPDDVYVAPQQIRSYGLKTGDTVLGTIRPPKDNEKYFGLVQIQKVNGKTPSEIRDRISFEHLTPLFPNEKINLVDTPKNYSNRIIDLVSPIGKGQRGLIVAQPKTGKTNLLQGIANAIAANHPEIYMIILLVDERPEEVTEMARNVKAEVVASTFDEPAEKHVKLANIVLEKSKRLVECGHDVVVLLDSITRLARAYNTVQPASGKILSGGVDANALQKPKRFFGAARNIENGGSLTIIATALIDTGSKMDEVIFEEFKGTGNMELQLDRKLSNKRIYPAIDIVASSTRREDLLYSKTTLQKMWVLRNHLADMTSEEAMNTMLKYMEGTLDNNEFLISMNG
- the rbfA gene encoding 30S ribosome-binding factor RbfA; the protein is MASVRLEKFEKQMQRDLSEILQQKSRDWFGGAFITISRVQSSPDLGYIKCSISLLNEKEPAKTLSLIDEKIKEIRMELAHRNKHLRKAPELSFIEDTSLEYVSKMEAIFASLKKNK
- a CDS encoding class I SAM-dependent methyltransferase; protein product: MLVSYVEERHVKSVMHNRFYRWLFFTYTKHLDLKNILIRYETEQIIKRKYLAIPRVLDVGFGFGQRIFYLLSKYPKAGVLGIDISDKAVSYANKYFNQAENPNVYCMKKDVMDLDDNASFDIAYAVKALNYIEDDKIALKKVYESLKPNGTLLLLNSHSTKSQHEIIYDRIYSLPMFRDGYSLDKLEDMVKEAGFSKVEARYVYGFTGNLAWKIVVAFPIKSVRISRLFIPLLPIYMLLAAPIAGILNFYEFYIGHTMGRSIFIKAEK
- the pth gene encoding aminoacyl-tRNA hydrolase — translated: MEYLIVGLGNPGEKYAHTRHNIGFDIIDKIADGNGLSFKTDKYVQKSEWNPSGVKVLLIKPETFMNLSGQAVQYWLNWYKIPTTNMLILVDDIDLPVGKIRIRKAGSSGGHNGLKDIELKLGTKEFPRLRFGVGKNFKDDQQVNFVLGRFSESDRSIVNQSIEIAQKAVESFILQGIDRTMEHFNK